Genomic segment of Umezawaea sp. Da 62-37:
GCGTGCCTGCGGCAGTCCGGCATCGCCAAGCAGTTCGCCGACTTCGTCCCGGCGAGCCAGGCCTGGCAGGTGCACCTGGTCGACGCGTCGATCTTCGGCGGACTCGCGATCCTGCTGCTGGTGGGCACCGGTTGGGTGCTGCGGCGGCAGAGCTGAACGGCGGGAGACCCCTGAGCTCCGGGAGCACCTATGCTGGCCGACGTGATCGAGTTCCGGATCGACCGGCGCTCCGGGGTCTCCACCTACATGCAGATCATCCAGCAGGTCAGACAGGCCATGCGACTGGGACTGCTCAACCCCGGCGACCGGCTGCCCTCAGCGCGGGAGGTGGTGGAGGCGACCGCCGTCAACCCCAACACCGTGCTCAAGGCCTACCGCGAGCTGGAACGGGAAGGGCTGGTGGAAGCGCGCCGCGGCCTGGGCACCTTCGTGACCAAGTCGCTGTCGTCCGAGGCCACCACCGGCAGCGACGCGCCGCTCCGGCAGGAACTGGCGGGCTGGATGGGCCGCGCGCAGGAGGGCGGCCTCGTCGTCGAGGACGTCGACGCCCTGTACTCCGCGGTCCGCGACGACCACTACCCCGCCGAGGAGCGATCGTGACCCCGTTGACCGCCACCGCCGTGGGCAAGCGGTACCGCTCCCGCTGGGCGATCCGCGACTGCGACTTCACCGTTCCCGAGGGCGGGGTCGTCGCACTGGTCGGCCCGAACGGCGCGGGCAAGAGCACCCTGCTGGGCATGGCCGCGGGACTCGTCCTCCCGACCACCGGTGAGGTGACCGTCTTCGGCACTCCCGTCCGGGGCCGCATCCACCCGGACGTCTCGTTCCTCGCGCAGCAAAGGTCGTTCCACCGCGGCCTCACGGTGCGCGAGCAGGTGCGGGCCGTCGCCGCGATGAACGACCGCTGGTCCGGCGACCGGGTCCACGAGGTGCTCGGGCTGCTGGCGGGCGTGGACTACGACGCGAAGGTCGACACCCTGTCCGCGGGCGCCCGGACCCAGCTGGCGATCGCGCTGGCGCTGGGGCGCCTCCCCCGGCTGCTGCTCCTGGACGAGCCGCTGTCCGACCTGGACCCGCTGGCCCGCGACGAGACGCTGCGGATCGTCATGACCGAGGTCGCCGACCGCGGGACCACGGTGGTGATGTCCTCGCACCTGCTCAGCGACCTGCGCGACGTGTGCGACCACCTCCTGCTGGTCGACGAGGGCCGGGTCCAGCTCGACGGCGACATCGAGGAAGTCCTCGCGGAGCACCGCGTCCTGGTCGGCCCGACCGCCGACGAGTCCACTGTGGAGGGATCGCTGATCAGCGCGACCCGCACCGAACGGCAGTCCACCCTGCTGGTGCGGGGAGCCGCGCCCGACCCGCAGGGGTGGACGGGCACCGAACCCGACCTGGAATCCCTGGTCATGGGTTACCTGCGGGCGTCGCGCGACCGGCGGTCGGCCGCCAAGCGCGGGTAGGGCCGGTCAGACCGCCGCGGCGATCAGCAGCCCGACGTCCAGCAGGGCGATCGCGATCGTGATCCGGAACGCCGCCGGGCTGTCGGGCGACCGCACGGCGACAGCCGCCGCGGCCAGCGCGCCGAGCACTCCCCCGCCCACGGCGACCAGGGTGAACGTCGTGGAGGTGTCGGTGGGCCCGAAGCCGAGCACCACGGACGCCGCCGCCAGCGCGGCCGCCATGACCACGACGCCCCACCGCGGGCCGAGCCTCTGCGGGAGGCCGCGGACACCGGTGGCGGCGTCCGCGCGCAGGTCCGGCAGCACGTTCGCGAAGTGCGCGCCGAACCCGAGCAGGGCCCCGACCACCGGCACCCACCACTCCGGCCACGGGTGGCCGGGCAGCGCCAGGTAGGGCGCGAGCGGCAGGGCGCCGAAGGCCAGCAGGTAGGTCGCACCGGACCAGGGCGTGGCCTTCAGCCCCAGGTTGTACGCCCAGCCCGCCGCGACCCCGACCAGCAGGGCGGCGGCGGCGAGCACGCCCAGCAGCGAGGACAGCACGACCGAGGCCGCCAGCGCCAGCCCGGCCGCCGCGCCGACCCAGCCGACCGGCACCTCTCCGGTGGCCGCGGGTTTGGCCGTCCGGCCCGTCTCGCGGTCCCTCGCCGCGTCGACCCGGTCGTTCGACCAGCCGATCGACAGCTGGCCGGTGAGCACCGCCGCGCCGATCAGCGCCACCCCCGCGGCGTCGTGCCCGACGCCGACGGCGAGCAGCACGGACACGGCCGTGACGGCGAGGGAGGGCACGGGGTGGCACGCGCCCACCAGGCCAAGGGCCAGCGCGCGCTTCGGCGGTGCGGTCGGCGTTCCGGCCATCTGCCGAGTGTAGGTCCAGCGCTTAGGGTCGACAGGATGACAGCCATATCGGCGGTTCACGCGACCCTGCCGCAGCACCGATATCCCCAGGCACAGCTGACCGAGCTGTTCACGCGGCTGTGCCTGCCCGAGTCGGCTTCCCACGCCGTCGTGGACCGCTTCCACACCAGCGCGCGGGTCGCCACCCGGCACCTCGCCCTGCCCATCGAGGAGTACGCCGGGCTGGACGGTTTCACCGCCGCCAACAACGCCTTCCTGACCGTGGGCGTGGACCTGGGCTGCGAGGCCGTGCTGGGCGCGCTGTCCGACGCGGGCCTGCGGCCGGCCGATGTGGACGTGGTGATGTCCACGACGGTCACCGGTGTCGCGGTGCCATCCCTCGACGCCCGCATCGCGGCCCGGATCGGGATGCGGCCGGACGTCAAGC
This window contains:
- a CDS encoding UbiA family prenyltransferase, which gives rise to MAGTPTAPPKRALALGLVGACHPVPSLAVTAVSVLLAVGVGHDAAGVALIGAAVLTGQLSIGWSNDRVDAARDRETGRTAKPAATGEVPVGWVGAAAGLALAASVVLSSLLGVLAAAALLVGVAAGWAYNLGLKATPWSGATYLLAFGALPLAPYLALPGHPWPEWWVPVVGALLGFGAHFANVLPDLRADAATGVRGLPQRLGPRWGVVVMAAALAAASVVLGFGPTDTSTTFTLVAVGGGVLGALAAAAVAVRSPDSPAAFRITIAIALLDVGLLIAAAV
- a CDS encoding ABC transporter ATP-binding protein, whose translation is MTPLTATAVGKRYRSRWAIRDCDFTVPEGGVVALVGPNGAGKSTLLGMAAGLVLPTTGEVTVFGTPVRGRIHPDVSFLAQQRSFHRGLTVREQVRAVAAMNDRWSGDRVHEVLGLLAGVDYDAKVDTLSAGARTQLAIALALGRLPRLLLLDEPLSDLDPLARDETLRIVMTEVADRGTTVVMSSHLLSDLRDVCDHLLLVDEGRVQLDGDIEEVLAEHRVLVGPTADESTVEGSLISATRTERQSTLLVRGAAPDPQGWTGTEPDLESLVMGYLRASRDRRSAAKRG
- a CDS encoding GntR family transcriptional regulator, producing the protein MIEFRIDRRSGVSTYMQIIQQVRQAMRLGLLNPGDRLPSAREVVEATAVNPNTVLKAYRELEREGLVEARRGLGTFVTKSLSSEATTGSDAPLRQELAGWMGRAQEGGLVVEDVDALYSAVRDDHYPAEERS